A window of Drosophila subobscura isolate 14011-0131.10 chromosome E, UCBerk_Dsub_1.0, whole genome shotgun sequence contains these coding sequences:
- the LOC117890663 gene encoding uncharacterized protein LOC117890663 gives MKQFALFGILLLILAVGLSEWPQQVSAVALAQGGPPQSQNGPKNPPNGGGGNQQSGQGQNGQSGGKNNK, from the exons ATGAAGCAATTCGCACTTTTTGGCATTCTTTTGCTCATCCTGGCCGTGGGACTG TCTGAGTGGCCCCAGCAGGTGTCGGCCGTGGCCCTGGCCCAGGGCGGTCCGCCGCAATCCCAGAATGGTCCTAAAAACCCACCGaacggcggtggcggcaatCAGCAAAGTGGACAAGGCCAGAACGGCCAAAGTGGCGGTAAAAACAATAAGTAG